The following coding sequences are from one Schizosaccharomyces osmophilus chromosome 1, complete sequence window:
- the gcs1 gene encoding glutamate-cysteine ligase Gcs1 → MGLLVLGTPLDWPESEKFHDYVRENGIKQFLHMYDNFISKKQDILLWGDEIEYIVVSMNDNQKTARVSLRQEQILKALGDYEERFKHIDFSPIYAVLKNTRCSKRADAILSEAAANPSTFTERLVKENPSLASNNEAIPFRAQFVVPTFHPEYGRYMLESTPGAPYGSVLKDFLFVECNMLLRRKIIENQLLPHEHPLTITNFLRLGTNHFTDPETKADGQTSRSFFLPDDIINTHVRFPTLTANIRQRRQRKVAMNVPIFFDKNTPKPFRDPTVPWDRDLYPEDKNAKEGAALEDHIYMDSMGFGMGCCCLQLTFQAKDCDEARLLYDQLTPITPLMLGISAGTPAFRGYLAEQDCRWSVIAGAVDDRTKSEMESVPKSRYDSVDMYISNDPRNLPEYNDVPVVSNEGCYEQLIKGGIDEKLSKHMAHIFARDPLVIFSDNIQQDNSTSNGHFENLNSTNWQSMRFKPPPLNSSIGWRVEFRSMEIQFTEFENAAYSVFVVMLSRAILSFDLNFYMPISLVDENMVNAQARDAIHRKKFWFRCNPFSNAENPLERGQCRQLTLDQIFNGEQTENGFPGLVQIVRSYLYTCNPDAETLCSLDRYLRLVSKRASGKCLTEASWIRNFITTHPLYKQDSVVSPEINYDLIKRITSIINGERNESLFNDCRC, encoded by the exons ATGGGTCTCTTGGTACTTGGAACACCGTTAGATTGGCCTGAATCAGAAAAATTTCATGATTACGTTCGCGAAAATGGAATCAAA CAATTCTTGCATATGTATGATAATTTCATctcaaaaaagcaagataTACTGTTGTGGGGAGACGAAATTGAGTACATAGTTGTTTCGATGAATGACAATCAGAAAACAGCACGCGTTAGTCTTCGACAAGAACAAATTCTGAAAGCTCTTGGTGACTACGAAGAACGCTTCAAGCATATCGACTTTTCACCCATTTATGCTGTTTTAAAGAACACAAGATGTTCCAAGCGGGCGGATGCAATTTTAAGCGAAGCGGCTGCTAATCCCTCAACATTTACAGAGCGTTTGGTCAAGGAAAACCCTTCTCTTGCATCTAATAATGAAGCTATCCCTTTTAGAGCCCAATTCGTTGTCCCTACATTTCATCCGGAATATGGAAGATATATGCTTGAAAGCACTCCGGGCGCTCCTTACGGATCTGTTTTGAAggattttttgtttgtagAATGCAATATGCTCTTAAGAAGGAAAATTATTGAGAATCAATTACTTCCTCATGAGCATCCCCTTACAATTACGAATTTTTTACGTTTGGGCACAAACCATTTTACAGATCCCGAAACGAAAGCCGATGGCCAAACTTCAAGGTCTTTCTTCTTACCAGACGATATCATCAATACGCATGTACGATTTCCCACTTTGACCGCAAACATTCGTCAACGACGTCAAAGGAAGGTTGCTATGAATGTtccaattttctttgataaGAATACACCCAAACCTTTTCGGGACCCCACAGTACCCTGGGACAGAGATTTATATCCAGAAgacaaaaatgcaaaagaaggtGCCGCGTTGGAAGACCACATTTACATGGACAGCATGGGTTTCGGTATGGGTTGCTGTTGCTTACAACTTACATTCCAAGCAAAAGATTGTGATGAAGCTCGTTTATTGTATGATCAGCTTACCCCGATAACACCCTTAATGCTTGGTATATCTGCCGGTACGCCAGCTTTTCGAGGCTATTTGGCCGAACAGGATTGTCGATGGAGTGTTATTGCCGGTGCAGTCGACGATCGTACAAAGTCCGAAATGGAATCCGTTCCAAAATCTAGGTATGACTCTGTTGATATGTATATCTCAAACGATCCTCGTAATCTCCCAGAATACAATGACGTTCCTGTAGTCTCAAACGAGGGTTGCTATGAACAGTTAATAAAAGGAGGAATTGACGAAAAGTTGTCAAAGCATATGGCTCATATATTTGCACGCGATCCTTTGGTTATTTTCAGTGACAACATTCAGCAAGACAACAGTACTTCTAATGGccattttgaaaatttgaactCTACCAACTGGCAATCCATGCGTTTTAAGCCCCCTCCACTCAACAGCTCAATTGGTTGGCGTGTTGAATTCCGATCAATGGAAATCCAATTTacagaatttgaaaatgctGCTTATTCTGTGTTTGTTGTCATGCTTTCCAGAGCTATTCTCTCTTTTGATCTGAATTTTTATATGCCTATTTCCTTGgttgatgaaaatatgGTGAATGCCCAGGCTCGCGATGCAATTCATCGGAAGAAGTTTTGGTTCAGGTGCAATCCATTTTCTAACGCTGAAAATCCTCTGGAACGTGGTCAATGTCGGCAATTAACTTTAGACCAAATATTTAATGGAGAACAAACTGAAAATGGATTCCCCGGGTTGGTACAAATAGTTCGCAGTTATCTGTATACCTGTAATCCCGATGCTGAAACGTTGTGTTCATTAGATCGTTATCTTCGTTTGGTTTCAAAACGTGCAAGTGGAAAATGTTTAACTGAGGCATCTTGGATTCGCAATTTCATAACGACCCATCCTCTTTACAAGCAAGACAGTGTGGTTTCGCCTGAGATTAATTATGACTTGATAAAGCGGATAACAAGCATCATCAATGGTGAAAGGAATGAAAGTCTCTTTAATGATTGTCGCTGCTAA
- the res2 gene encoding MBF transcription factor complex subunit Res2, whose translation MAPRSTAVHVAVYSGVEVYECFIKGVSVMRRRRDSWLNATQILKVADFDKPQRTRVLEKEVQIGTHEKVQGGYGKYQGTWVPYERGMDLATHYNVLEILGPVLNFEITEDDPPAQKKRVTKPKRPSTRGKRGRKPSSLSNATNHQVQDSFESSPASPMVAPTTNNLSSAAEEPTSVTPLPPSPSTTLLSPNEVIQKEDESSILDSSLDKYEESLLDFFLHPEEARIPSFLYSPPPDFQVNSVIDDDGHTSLHWACSMGHIEMIKLLLRANADIGVCNRLSQTPLMRSVIFTNNYDCQTFQQVLDLLQSTIYAVDSCGQSILHHVVRSTSTPSKVNAAKYYLDSVLEKLVLIQPFENVVRLVNLQDSNGDTALLIAARNGATECVNSLLSYNANPSIPNRQRRTASEYLAETDKKSQAIVPASNGNSLRNGLPFSYFAPTIIVPSCSSHAFGKAIPSISEKFSELAEEYEIRLRETEDALARANRLKQDTHSEIARTYQELALLQNNDPDNLNTLERFNMAEQDKCQNKSLELQAWMERRQLFDLNESMKEARLSTRNLEVEPNADDKASWDNIKQKYGSMDERSALLNRLSLLQTSRKQMAFYISKQYEEMGIDDTVNNYRRLIGMSCGINPEELSLEILDAVEEALARDK comes from the exons ATGGCGCCACGATCAACGGCAGTACACGTTGCCGTTTACTCCGGAGTCGAGGTTTATGAATGTTTCATTAAAGGAGTCTCAGTTATGCGCAGGCGGCGGGACTCATGGTTGAATGCAACACAAATACTTAAAGTAGCCGATTTTGATAAACCACAGAGGACACGCgtgttggaaaaagaagttcaAATTGGAACACACGAAAAAGTACAAGGCGGATATGGAAAATATCAAG GCACTTGGGTACCTTATGAACGCGGTATGGATCTGGCAACTCATTATAATGTTCTTGAAATATTGGGCCCAGTCTTGAATTTTGAAATCACAGAGGATGATCCTCCTGCTCAGAAAAAGCGAGTTACGAAACCAAAACGACCTTCCACCAGAGGTAAAAGAGGTCGTAAGCCTTCTTCATTATCGAATGCTACCAATCACCAAGTTCAGGATAGCTTTGAATCCTCTCCTGCCTCACCTATGGTCGCCCCGACTACAAACAACTTATCTAGCGCTGCAGAGGAACCGACATCAGTAACACCTCTACCCCCTTCTCCGTCTACTACATTATTGTCTCCAAATGAAGTGATTCAAAAGGAAGACGAATCTAGCATTttagattcttctttggataAATATGAAGAGTCActtttagattttttcttgcatCCCGAAGAAGCACGAATTCCGTCGTTTTTATATTCTCCTCCTCCTGATTTTCAAGTCAATAGTGTGATTGATGATGATGGCCACACATCTTTACACTGGGCATGCTCTATGGGGCATATTGAGATGATAAAGCTACTTTTAAGGGCTAATGCTGACATTGGTGTCTGTAATCGACTAAGTCAAACACCGTTAATGAGAAGCGTTATATTCACAAATAATTATGATTGCCAGACTTTTCAACAAGTCTTAGATTTGCTTCAATCAACTATCTACGCTGTAGACTCGTGTGGACAgtcaattcttcatcatgTTGTGCGTTCAACGTCAACACCTTCAAAAGTCAATGCTGCGAAATATTATTTAGATTCTGTGTTAGAAAAACTGGTCTTAATCCagccttttgaaaatgttgttCGTCTAGTAAATTTGCAAGATTCGAATGGTGATACCGCATTACTCATAGCAGCTAGAAATGGAGCAACGGAATGTGTCAATTCTCTTTTGAGCTATAATGCCAATCCTTCTATTCCGAATCGTCAGCGACGTACTGCTTCCGAGTATCTCGCAGAAACAGATAAAAAATCACAGGCAATAGTGCCCGCCTCGAATGGCAATTCACTACGGAACGGCTTGCCTTTCTCCTATTTCGCGCCAACGATTATAGTGccttcttgttcttcaCATGCTTTTGGTAAGGCTATACCTTCTATTTCAGAAAAATTTTCAGAACTCGCTGAGGAGTATGAAATACGTCTTCGGGAAACAGAAGATGCTTTAGCACGAGCGAATCGTTTAAAACAAGACACCCATAGCGAAATAGCACGAACTTATCAAGAACTTGCATTGTTGCAGAATAATGACCCTGATAATCTGAATACTTTAGAGCGGTTCAACATGGCAGAACAAGATAAATGTCAAAATAAGTCTTTGGAGTTGCAAGCCTGGATGGAGCGTAGACAATTGTTTGATCTAAATGAGTCAATGAAAGAAGCAAGGCTGTCTACCAGAAACTTGGAAGTTGAACCTAATGCTGATGATAAGGCTTCTTGGGATAATATTAAGCAAAAATATGGAAGCATGGATGAACGCAGTGCACTTTTGAATCGATTGAGTCTATTGCAAACTTCAAGGAAACAAATGGCATTCTATATAAGCAAGCAATACGAAGAAATGGGCATTGATGATACCGTCAATAATTACCGTCGGCTCATTGGTATGAGTTGTGGAATAAATCCAGAGGAGTTAAGTCTCGAAATTCTTGATGCCGTCGAAGAAGCCTTGGCTCGTGACAAGTGA
- the rok1 gene encoding ATP-dependent RNA helicase Rok1, translating to MDALKLLTTNVKFKHKPVEKEVEKKEELRNELYTGGKVKITGSNPIDPVVEFPDCIFKENLDKQHVDDCSAIQRYSIPILSMKRDLLACAPTGSGKTIAYLFPILYSLQSHVEGGYRALIIAPTKDLCEQIYKQAKRLTINSSVHVTELNKSNEKIQEKSPQLREKYDICITTPMRLVHALRSGLKLDKVEYVVMDEADRLFEEGFVEQTDEILSACTHPKVCKSLFSATLPSTVEELAQTVARDPLRVIVGTKDTSKSIDQKLLFVGSDTSKVVIFRQMIANGEIKPRVVIFVQDIERANALYTELMFDEIHAGVIHGELPEVKREEVLNKFRHGDIWVLIATDLLARGIDFHGVKMVINFDFPQSVHSYIHRIGRTGRAGHAGKAITFFTKDDSEYVKLVAGVMKASGCEVPEWILSLPKPSKGMKKKLKKSPPKRKRITTRASYDRHKELRKKEHIKKLKRDASMTKQKEKEGSPKND from the coding sequence atggacGCATTGAAACTTCTTACTACCAATGTTAAATTCAAGCATAAACCAGTGGAGAAAGAagtagaaaagaaagaggaatTGAGAAATGAGTTATATACTGGTGGTAAAGTGAAAATAACCGGGTCTAATCCTATAGATCCTGTGGTTGAATTTCCCGATTGCatattcaaagaaaatttggatAAACAGCATGTGGATGACTGTTCTGCCATTCAGAGGTACTCTATTCCTATTTTATCAATGAAGCGCGATCTGTTAGCTTGCGCTCCTACAGGATCgggaaaaacaattgcttACCTGTTTCCTATTCTCTACTCTCTTCAGTCCCATGTTGAAGGCGGTTACAGAGCACTCATAATCGCTCCCACAAAGGATTTGTGCGAACAAATTTATAAGCAAGCGAAAAGACTTACAATTAATTCGTCTGTTCATGTGACTGAGTTGAATAAAtcgaatgaaaaaattcagGAGAAGTCTCCTCAGTTGCGCGAAAAGTACGATATATGTATAACTACACCAATGAGACTTGTCCATGCCTTACGGAGTGGCTTAAAACTGGACAAAGTCGAATATGTGGTGATGGATGAGGCAGACCgcctttttgaagaaggattCGTCGAACAAACGGATGAAATTTTAAGTGCTTGTACCCACCCAAAAGTATGTAAAAGTCTTTTTTCAGCCACGCTTCCTTCTACCGTTGAAGAATTGGCTCAAACAGTAGCCCGTGATCCTCTACGTGTCATTGTTGGAACGAAGGATACCTCTAAAAGCATTGaccaaaagcttttgtttgttggTTCCGATACTTCCAAGGTTGTTATTTTCCGCCAAATGATAGCGAACGGTGAAATTAAGCCACGCGTTGTTATTTTTGTCCAAGACATAGAGCGTGCGAATGCTCTTTACACAGAATTAATGTTTGATGAAATACACGCTGGCGTTATACACGGTGAGCTTCCCGAGGTTAAACGAGAAGAAGTCCTTAATAAATTCCGCCATGGAGATATATGGGTACTGATAGCCACCGATCTTTTAGCAAGAGGTATCGATTTTCATGGCGTCAAAATGGTTATCAACTTTGATTTCCCTCAAAGTGTACACAGTTACATTCATCGCATTGGTCGTACGGGCCGAGCCGGTCACGCAGGAAAAGCCATCACTTTTTTCACCAAGGACGATAGTGAGTATGTGAAACTTGTCGCAGGAGTTATGAAAGCTTCTGGCTGTGAAGTTCCCGAGTGGATATTGTCGCTTCCTAAACCCTCAAAGggaatgaagaagaaactgaAGAAATCTCCacctaaaagaaaaaggataacCACTCGAGCTTCTTATGACAGACATAAAGaattgagaaagaaagaacacATTAAAAAGCTTAAGCGTGATGCTTCAATGacaaaacagaaagaaaaggagggATCACCAAAAAATGATTAG
- the atp20 gene encoding F1-FO ATP synthase subunit G: protein MIFRSRAFLKFTSSSLKGAQFSTSTAASQAKSRFQPYAQKLAGAFEPATYWASVGKELFQQIYHSQKMANPSKAHSPFLFWKSQSSETWGRNFYLSVELLGIFCVGQMVGRRKVTSYGH, encoded by the exons ATGATTTTTAGAAGCCGGGCATTTCTTAAgtttacttcttcttccttgaaAGGAGCTCAATTCTCCACAAGCACGGCTGCTTCTCAAGCAAAAAGTCGATTCCAACCCTATGCTCAAAAATTAGCAG GTGCTTTTGAACCTGCTACTTATTGGGCCTCTGTCGGTAAGGAATTGTTCCAACAAATTTACCattctcaaaaaatggCCAATCCTTCCAAAGCTCAT TCTCCATTCTTATTCTGGAAAAGTCAATCTTCTGAAACATGGGGTCGTAACTTTTACTTAAGCGTTGAATTGCTTGGTATTTTTTGCGTTGGTCAAATGGTTGGCCGCAGAAAGGTCACCTCTTATGGCCAttaa
- the aim41 gene encoding mitochondrial aspartyl/glutamyl-tRNA amidotransferase subunit B-related Aim41: MQSLLRSRLIPIRFQYRRFATNIVMPALQSEIRKKLMESMRNKDKKQTSTIKLFLSEIEIANKSNRPVTNDSEVTRLLNKSIKKKKQAIEQFLSANRTDLSDKEKDEVEILQKFLPRDA; encoded by the exons ATGCAGTCCTTGTTGAGATCTAGGTTGATTCCAATCCGTTTCCAGTATCGAAGATTCGCTACTAATATTG TGATGCCTGCTTTACAGTCCGAGATACGGAAAAAATTGATGGAATCCATGAGAAACAAAGACAAGAAACAGACTAGCACTATAAAG TTATTTTTAtctgaaattgaaattgcCAACAAATCCAATCGTCCTGTAACAAATGATTCGGAGGTTACTCGacttttgaacaaaagcattaagaagaagaagcaagcTATAgaacaatttctttcagCAAACAGAACAGATCTCTCcgataaagaaaaggatgaagTTGAAATCTTACAAAAGTTCCTTCCTCGCGACGCATAA